The following proteins are co-located in the Canis lupus dingo isolate Sandy chromosome 31, ASM325472v2, whole genome shotgun sequence genome:
- the LOC125754107 gene encoding basic salivary proline-rich protein 2-like — protein sequence MLPGLEGAETNPPPKAEETLKAVGDEGSVSGGQARGARSAVRAPGTGTGTGGSVALSPNPSARAPGPGSRGAGEPGRGNPGPRPAARPPRSVGPGRSRGARRRPGRGWGCGRRGEGLPERSGSRDRARPGGGRTAPPERAPPRSSARPPPPALSEPLSPPVRPQREAGGRGSQRPGAVPAGPRSLGCASSSRRRLRFFPRATGPASAWAGLPRGPPLCGRGYPPAPPPCGRGHSALRPLPQPAGARNPRRLPPI from the coding sequence ATGCTGCCGGGTCTGGAAGGGGCCGAAACAAATCCGCCCCCGAAGGCGGAGGAAACGCTGAAAGCCGTCGGGGATGAAGGGAGTGTTAGCGGGGGGCAGGCGCGGGGGGCCCGCTCGGCAGTCAGGGCGCCGGGGACCGGGACGGGGACGGGTGGCAGCGTCGCCCTCTCCCCGAACCCCTCCGCAAGGGCACCTgggccggggagccggggagccggggagccgggcCGAGGGAATCCCGGGCCCCGCCCTGCTGCGCGGCCGCCCCGCTCCGTGGGCCCGGGGCGCTCCCGGGGAGCCAGGCGCCGCccgggcaggggctggggctgcggccgCCGCGGGGAGGGGCTCCCGGAGCGCTCGGGAAGCCGAGACCGGGCCCGGCCGGGAGGAGGCCGCACGGCGCCGCCCGAACGCGCGCCGCCCCGCAGCtccgcccggcccccgccgcccgccctcaGCGAGCCCCTCTCGCCGCCCGTGCGGCCCCAACGGGAGGCCGGGGGCCGCGGGAGCCAGCGCCCGGGAGCAGTACCTGCAGGGCCGCGGTCGCTCGGCTGCGCCTCCAGCTCCCGCCGCCGCTTGCGCTTCTTCCCGCGCGCCACAGGCCCCGCCTCCGCGTGGGCGGGACTTCCGCGGGGCCCGCCCCTTTGTGGGAGGGGCTatcctcccgccccgcccccttgTGGGCGGGGTCACTCGGCGctccgccccctgccccagcccgcGGGTGCTCGGAATCCCCGCCGACTCCCGCCGATATAA